CAAGATCGCGCATAACGGTACAAGATCGCTCATAAATCGGAAAGATCGCGCATAACGGTACAAGATCGCGCATAACGGTACAAGATCGCNNNNNNNNNNNNNNNNNNNNNNNNNNNNNNNNNNNNNNNNNNNNNNNNNNNNNNNNNNNNNNNNNNNNNNNNNNNNNNNNNNNNNNNNNNNNNNNNNNNNCGCGCATAACGGTACAAGATCGCTCATAAATCGGCAAGATCGTGCATAACGAGTCCAAGATCGCTCATAAATCGGAAAGATCGCGCATAACGAGCCCAAGATCGCTCATAAACCGAAAAGACCGTGCATAAGCAGCCCAAGATCGCTTATAAATCGAAAAAATCACCCCATAACGGTACCAAGATCAAAAGGTCATACATACAAAACTAGCTCAAGATCGTCGAAACCCAATGGATCGCCAGTTTAACAAAAGTAACAGGAAAAAACCCACAAACACAAAAAACCAGCCAAAAAGGCGATTACCTTTTTGGCCAGTTGGAATTCTTTTCTGATCATTTTTTTGTCTGTTGTTCTTCATTTTTTTTATCTGGATGAGTATAGTCATATTCTGCAGGATTGATTTTCTTGAAGCCCGGTGGATTGTAAAAGCGTAGAAGGTCGCTGTTCACAATCTGATCTGACACTTCAAGCTCTTTTTTTGCTTGCTCTGAATAATTTTCGCACTTAGTGCTGTCAACTGCTGGTTCTCCGCTTGGAGCTGCGTAGCAATTTCCATCAATCTTGTAATATTCAGGTGAAACAAAATCTCCGTTTCTGAAAGGAATCACTTCCCGGTGCTCCTTAGAAAGAATGTCAGAACCAGACATCAGATAATTTTTCGTATCCTTGCCTAACAGGTGAAGAAGGGTAGGAGCCACATCAACGTCACCGCTGTATTTGCTCACAGTCTTCCCTTCGATACCAGGAACATGGATAAAGAGCGGAACCTGCTGCATATCAGCATTGTTGTAATCCGTCATTTCTTTTCCGGTAACTTTCTCCAAAGCTTTATTATGATTTTCTGAAATTCCATAGTGATCCCCATACATTACGATGACTGTATTATCGTAAAGACCAGATTTCTTTAAATCAGTAAAGAATTGTTCAATCGCCTCATCCATGTAGTGGGCAGATTGAAAGTAGTTGTCGACGACGGCATCGTCAAAATTGCCTGCAGGAAATTCCGTATCCCCTGAATCCATTTGAAACGGAAAATGGTTAGATAGGGTAATGAATTTCGAATAAAACGGCTGCTTCAATCCTGTCAATAGAGGCATGCTCTCTTTAAAGAAAGGCTTATCCTTCATACCGTAATTTTTCGTCTTGCCTTCGCTCATATCATAATAGTCTGCATCAAAAAACTTGTCATAACCAATCGCTTTAAACATTTCATTGCGATTCCAAAAGGTTTTGTAATTGCCATGGAAAGCTGCGGAAGTGTAACCGTCTTGCTTTAAGATGGCGGGTGCTGACTGATATGTGTTTTGGGCATTATTTACAAACACAGAGCCTTGTGATAATGGATACAATGAGTTGTCCATCATAAATTCGGCATCTGACGTTTTGCCTTGTCCCGTTTGATGGTAAAAATGGTCAAAATAAAGGGTCTCACTATCTTCATTCACAAGAGAGTTTAGAAACGGAGTCACTTCTTTCCCATCTATTTTATAGTTGATGATAAAATCTTGCAGGGATTCTAATGAAATATAGACGACATTCATCCCTTTTGCTTTGCCGAAATAGTCCGGATTCGGCTCGTCATAAGTGGCTTTCATGTAGTTTTCCACTTCTGTAATATCATTGGAATTTGCAAAAACTCTCTGACTGTTTGATTTAGTATTTTGGATGATGTCATATACCGTAAAATTATAAGCACCAAGGTATTTAACCAAATAATTACGGTCAAACGTACGTGACAAAAGCTCAGGACGGTCAATTTCAGCAGCACCTAGATTCAAAAGAAAAACGACGATTGATGCTGCCATTATTACTTTGAAAGGTTTTTTCTCCGCTTTTTCATCTGCTTTTCTCAATTTCATCGCAAGGATTATGAGTAAGATAGTGTCCGCGAAATAAAAAATATCAAATGGACTCATTAAAGAAAACACACTGTCGCCCAATTGGCCGCCGTTAACTTTTGCCTGCATAAGGGTAGGGACTGTAATAAAATCATTAAAGAATCGATAGTAAACGATATTGGCATATAATAATGAAGACATTAAAAAATGAATGCCAATGAGTGCTATTTTACGTCCCCTCCGCTTAAATAATAGGGCGAATCCCAGAAAAAACAGGCTGGAGCTAAGCGGATTGATAAATAACAATATCACTTGAATGACATTTGAAATCCCTAATTTAAACTCTATTAAATAAGCTGCATATGTTTTTATCCATAAAAGAATTGTGGCTGCTGCAAACAATCTAAGACCATTTCTTTGTAAAAACGTTTTCATAATATACGCTCCTTTTTCACAGAACAAAATGCATGAAAAATGATCGTCTAATAATATAGCATAAAATATCCAATTAGCAAAGCAGAATGGTAAAATGATATTTTAATATAAAAAATGTAATAAAGTGAAAAGGTTTTTAATTTTCAGCTTACTTGCTATAATGAAGTTAAACATGTGGAATGGAGGATGACAGGGGATGGATATTTCACATATTATTGCAGAGAACAAAATAAAAGAAGCCATTAAAAATGGGGAATTCAAAAATATTCAAGGTATGGGAAAACCGTTAAAGCTTGATGATCTTTCGCATGTGCCGGAGCATTTGCGGATGGGATACAGGATGATGAAAAATGCTGGAATGATCGAAGACGAAGGTGCATTAAAAAAAGAAATGATGACCATCGATGATCTTATCGCGAAATGCTATGACGAAAGTGAACGGGAGAAGCTTAACCAATTAAAAAGTGAGAAACAGCTTCGATTGGATCAGATTACCAAAAAGAAGAATACGTTCGGCTCACCTGCTTCATCATTTTATAAAAACAGGGTAAATAAGAAGCTGGGATGGTAAAATCGTGCTGTTCATTGGTTTGAACAGTTTTTTTTATGAAAACCTTTTCTCGGAGTGATCAAATGAACGTACTTTGGTATAAACGGGATTTGCGTATAAGAGACCATGAAGCTTTACAATTTGCTTCACGGACTGGGCAGGTTTTGCCGATTTATGTGGCAGAACCTTCAATATGGAGAAAGCCGGATCTAAGTATCCGGCATTTTCGATTTGTCCTGGAAAGCTTGAAAGAGCTGCAAAAGGAATGGGAAGAAAGGGGCGGACACTTATTATTCTTTATCGGGGAAATGGATGAAGCACTTCGTTTGATTTATGAATTTTACGGACCATTTCAGCTTTTTACTCATAAAGAAAATGAAACATATGAAGCGGAAGAAAGAAATCAGTTGGTGAGAGAATGGATGGAAGCGCATGAACTTCCGTTTTATGAAATTACGCAATTTGATGGGCAAAGTCACAGGTTTAATCAAATGTGGAAGGAGTACATCAGTAAGGATCCGCTTGAACCTTCGGAAAGGATCACCTGTCCTGGGTATGAACCGAAGGAATTCTTCACTTCGATTGAACCGCTCTATTCATTTCACGTAAAAGGAGAGCCGGTTTCATACGGACAGGTTGGCGGAGAGGACAAGGCGCATGAAATGCTGCCAAATATTAACCTCGATAGCTTGTCCGCCTATTTAGCGTGGGGAAACCTGTCCATACGACAGATCATTAAGGAAGTCGAGAATCAACCAAAAATCCGTTCTCTAATGAAGTTATACGCCAAATCCTTAGTTGAACAAGACGTTCCTTCTTTATTGTCCAATCAAACAGACCTTGATCCAGTGAGAAAGAAAACAGAAGAGGCATATTACGAAAGGTGGTTCCTTGGGCGAACTGGAATACCCATTATTGATGCAGCAATGAGGTGCGCTAGAAAAACCGGGATGATGGAGAATTCTTTCAAGGAAATGATCGTTTCGTTTCTTTGCTGCACGATGCTGTGGGATTGGAGGAGGCCAGCACTTGATTTGGCCAAGCTTTTGATAGATTACAGGCCAGAAGTCCATTACACTATGATACGAAAAGCCGCAGGGGAATCAGGAAAGCAGAGTATTCCCCATGCTGTGAAAACAGGGCGGAAGGAAGATCCGAACGGAGAATTTATTAAGAGATACGTACCGGAATTAAATCATCTGCCGCAAAAATATATTCACGAGCCTTGGAAGTATCCGGGATTCTTCCAATTAAATTATCCAGCGCCGTTTGTCGATATTGAAAAAGCGAATCGTAATACTGCAAACGTGCTAAAAGGGCTGGTGTCGAACGATGAAACGAAACAAGAAGAATCTCCGACAGGGCAAATGAAATTTGATATTTATTAAACGAGTACCCTAATGAAAATCAGCATTAGGGTATTATTTTTTTGGAAGCGCTATAATTTTTCTCTTGACTACTTGTATATACAAGAGTAGTATAAAAGTATAACTTGTATATACAAGGGGACAGCGAGAAATGAAAACGATTACGGGGGTAGTCATATGAGTGATGTCAAACAGTCATCCATTCAGATTGTGAAAGCGATCGGTGGAAAAGACAACATAGCAGCAGCAACCCATTGTGTCACCAGACTTCGTCTAGCATTAAAGGATGAGGGAAAGGTGGATCAAGAGGCGCTCGATCAAATCG
This window of the Bacillus gobiensis genome carries:
- a CDS encoding DnaJ family domain-containing protein, with product MDISHIIAENKIKEAIKNGEFKNIQGMGKPLKLDDLSHVPEHLRMGYRMMKNAGMIEDEGALKKEMMTIDDLIAKCYDESEREKLNQLKSEKQLRLDQITKKKNTFGSPASSFYKNRVNKKLGW
- a CDS encoding LTA synthase family protein codes for the protein MKTFLQRNGLRLFAAATILLWIKTYAAYLIEFKLGISNVIQVILLFINPLSSSLFFLGFALLFKRRGRKIALIGIHFLMSSLLYANIVYYRFFNDFITVPTLMQAKVNGGQLGDSVFSLMSPFDIFYFADTILLIILAMKLRKADEKAEKKPFKVIMAASIVVFLLNLGAAEIDRPELLSRTFDRNYLVKYLGAYNFTVYDIIQNTKSNSQRVFANSNDITEVENYMKATYDEPNPDYFGKAKGMNVVYISLESLQDFIINYKIDGKEVTPFLNSLVNEDSETLYFDHFYHQTGQGKTSDAEFMMDNSLYPLSQGSVFVNNAQNTYQSAPAILKQDGYTSAAFHGNYKTFWNRNEMFKAIGYDKFFDADYYDMSEGKTKNYGMKDKPFFKESMPLLTGLKQPFYSKFITLSNHFPFQMDSGDTEFPAGNFDDAVVDNYFQSAHYMDEAIEQFFTDLKKSGLYDNTVIVMYGDHYGISENHNKALEKVTGKEMTDYNNADMQQVPLFIHVPGIEGKTVSKYSGDVDVAPTLLHLLGKDTKNYLMSGSDILSKEHREVIPFRNGDFVSPEYYKIDGNCYAAPSGEPAVDSTKCENYSEQAKKELEVSDQIVNSDLLRFYNPPGFKKINPAEYDYTHPDKKNEEQQTKK
- a CDS encoding FAD-binding domain-containing protein, with product MNVLWYKRDLRIRDHEALQFASRTGQVLPIYVAEPSIWRKPDLSIRHFRFVLESLKELQKEWEERGGHLLFFIGEMDEALRLIYEFYGPFQLFTHKENETYEAEERNQLVREWMEAHELPFYEITQFDGQSHRFNQMWKEYISKDPLEPSERITCPGYEPKEFFTSIEPLYSFHVKGEPVSYGQVGGEDKAHEMLPNINLDSLSAYLAWGNLSIRQIIKEVENQPKIRSLMKLYAKSLVEQDVPSLLSNQTDLDPVRKKTEEAYYERWFLGRTGIPIIDAAMRCARKTGMMENSFKEMIVSFLCCTMLWDWRRPALDLAKLLIDYRPEVHYTMIRKAAGESGKQSIPHAVKTGRKEDPNGEFIKRYVPELNHLPQKYIHEPWKYPGFFQLNYPAPFVDIEKANRNTANVLKGLVSNDETKQEESPTGQMKFDIY